Proteins encoded by one window of Massilia sp. NR 4-1:
- a CDS encoding XrtA system polysaccharide deacetylase, producing MDTRAAPAIRNAMTIDVEDYFQVSAFAPHIAREAWPSLECRVEANIDRILGILDAGQAKATFFTLGWIAERYPAMVKRIVAGGHELASHGYGHLRASDQDRAQFMQDISSSKAILEDIGGQAVQGYRAPSFSIGPGNLWALDALHEAGYRYSSSIYPIQHDHYGMPDAPRFAFYPNGKDGLLEVPITTVRLMQRNLPAGGGGYFRLLPYALSRRMMRRVNREDGQAAIFYFHPWEIDPQQPRPAGIGLKTRFRHYVNLGRMDQRIQALTRDFAWDRMDRIFLGQP from the coding sequence ATGGATACGCGCGCCGCGCCCGCCATTCGCAATGCGATGACGATCGACGTGGAAGACTACTTCCAGGTATCCGCCTTTGCGCCGCATATCGCGCGCGAAGCATGGCCCTCGCTGGAATGCCGGGTGGAGGCGAATATCGACCGCATCCTCGGCATCCTCGATGCGGGCCAGGCCAAGGCCACCTTCTTCACCCTGGGCTGGATCGCCGAGCGCTATCCGGCGATGGTCAAGCGCATCGTCGCCGGCGGGCATGAACTGGCCAGCCACGGCTACGGCCATCTGCGCGCCTCCGACCAGGACCGTGCCCAGTTCATGCAAGACATCAGCAGCAGCAAGGCCATTCTGGAGGATATCGGCGGCCAGGCGGTGCAGGGCTACCGCGCGCCGAGCTTCTCGATCGGCCCCGGCAATCTGTGGGCACTGGATGCCCTGCACGAGGCGGGCTACCGCTACAGTTCCAGCATCTACCCGATCCAGCACGACCATTACGGCATGCCGGACGCGCCGCGCTTCGCCTTCTACCCGAACGGCAAGGATGGCCTGCTGGAAGTGCCGATCACCACGGTGCGTCTGATGCAGCGCAATCTGCCGGCCGGCGGCGGGGGCTATTTCCGCCTGCTGCCTTACGCCCTGTCGCGCCGCATGATGCGGCGCGTGAACCGCGAAGATGGCCAGGCGGCGATCTTCTATTTCCATCCCTGGGAGATCGATCCGCAGCAGCCGCGTCCCGCAGGCATCGGCTTGAAGACGCGCTTCCGCCATTACGTGAACCTGGGCCGCATGGACCAGCGCATCCAGGCGCTCACCCGCGATTTCGCCTGGGACCGCATGGACCGCATCTTCCTGGGGCAGCCATGA
- a CDS encoding FemAB family XrtA/PEP-CTERM system-associated protein gives MTSIIEAAAQRAAAAASAAAAIAAAKNEAVRSPPDAPAAPATAPSVAPVAGTAAAPSFVASLDAELAVAAREGAVSGELALRDGDAAAQVLASEVPAAAQGTLMLQLLLPNSDECARWDAFVQACPEATFFHRAGWQKVIERAFGHRCWFFYAERNGRIEGVLPLAQIKSRLFGHSLVSLPFCVYGGVAAISEEARALLDQAAEELAASLNPGHLEYRNFAPAHPGNPKWQGKELYYTFRKAITADNEENMNAIPRKQRAMVRKAIKLGLRGEVDHGIERFFHAYASSVHRLGTPVFSKKYFRLLKQVFADDCEIRVILQEDQIVAGVMSFFFRDEVLPYYGGGTALARDVAGNDFMYWDLMQASADKGYRLFDFGRSKAGTGAFDFKKNWGFSAQPLPYEYQLYASSELPDVNPLNPKYQLFIKLWRKMPLALANALGPHIVKDLG, from the coding sequence ATGACATCGATCATCGAAGCGGCGGCCCAGCGCGCCGCCGCCGCCGCATCCGCTGCCGCCGCGATTGCCGCGGCCAAAAACGAGGCTGTGCGCTCGCCGCCCGATGCGCCAGCCGCGCCGGCCACTGCTCCCTCCGTGGCGCCGGTTGCCGGGACAGCGGCGGCGCCATCCTTCGTCGCAAGCCTCGATGCGGAACTGGCCGTCGCCGCGCGCGAGGGCGCCGTCTCCGGCGAGCTTGCGCTGCGCGATGGGGACGCTGCGGCACAGGTGCTCGCATCCGAAGTGCCGGCCGCCGCGCAGGGTACGCTGATGCTGCAGCTGCTGCTGCCGAACAGCGACGAATGCGCGCGCTGGGACGCCTTCGTGCAGGCGTGTCCCGAGGCGACCTTCTTCCACCGCGCCGGCTGGCAAAAAGTCATCGAACGGGCTTTCGGCCACCGCTGCTGGTTCTTCTATGCCGAGCGTAATGGCCGCATCGAGGGCGTGCTGCCGCTGGCCCAGATCAAGAGCCGCCTGTTCGGCCATTCGCTGGTCTCCTTGCCCTTCTGCGTGTATGGCGGCGTGGCCGCCATCAGCGAAGAAGCACGCGCCCTGCTCGACCAGGCAGCTGAGGAACTGGCGGCCTCGCTCAATCCCGGCCATCTGGAATACCGTAACTTCGCGCCCGCCCATCCCGGCAATCCGAAATGGCAGGGCAAGGAGCTGTACTACACCTTCCGCAAGGCCATCACGGCCGACAACGAAGAGAATATGAACGCCATTCCGCGCAAGCAGCGCGCCATGGTGCGCAAGGCCATCAAGCTGGGGCTGCGCGGCGAGGTGGATCATGGAATCGAGCGCTTCTTCCACGCCTATGCCAGCAGCGTGCATCGCCTCGGCACGCCGGTGTTCTCGAAAAAATACTTCCGCCTGCTGAAACAGGTCTTCGCCGACGATTGCGAAATCCGCGTCATCCTGCAGGAAGACCAGATCGTGGCCGGCGTGATGAGCTTCTTCTTCCGCGACGAAGTGCTGCCTTACTATGGCGGCGGCACGGCGCTGGCGCGCGACGTGGCGGGCAATGACTTCATGTACTGGGATCTGATGCAGGCATCGGCCGACAAAGGTTATCGCCTGTTCGATTTCGGCCGCAGCAAGGCGGGTACCGGCGCTTTCGACTTCAAGAAGAACTGGGGCTTCAGCGCCCAGCCCCTGCCTTACGAATACCAGCTGTATGCGTCGTCCGAACTGCCGGATGTGAATCCGCTCAATCCGAAGTACCAGCTCTTCATCAAGCTGTGGCGCAAGATGCCGCTGGCCCTGGCCAATGCGCTGGGACCGCACATCGTCAAAGACCTGGGGTGA
- a CDS encoding TIGR03016 family PEP-CTERM system-associated outer membrane protein produces the protein MTTTMAKCCAPAALPKLAPMALALLMAAPAARAEWKFAPAVELRETWSDNVGLASNDKAGSQFITEVVPGFSLTNVGPRLKLHANYQLHLYQYSKERTGGTGRNTSSLNAGAQAKVVDDLLFFDGTATISQQATSAFGPQVNNNGYSTNNRNEVRTIRLSPYLQHRFGSTAQMELRYTRDTVDTDNRGMGRSDANSINLNINSGPAFRTVGWGFMANRQVLDDSIAPTSTTQLVMANVFYRLTPTFSLTASGGYDKFSYESNGQATQGKSWSTGLRWNPSPRTSLDASLGKRYYGNSYSLALNHRARYSNWSVSYGDSVTNSRSNFLLPSAIDTAAMLDRLFMPNFPDAAKRAAAVEAYIRALNLPRALPDSVNYFSNRYALQKQLQASVSFTTARTSTMFNVFSMRREALSLTQVDSTLLGSSSGNVNDNTRQTGASALFNYRLNSRTGASLSATYTNADSNSLGKGSQNRALRLFLTHQFDQKISGGVEVRRVRGSTFLDSGNYTENAVAASVSIKL, from the coding sequence ATGACTACCACTATGGCTAAATGCTGCGCCCCCGCTGCCCTGCCCAAGCTGGCGCCGATGGCGCTGGCCCTGCTGATGGCGGCGCCCGCCGCCCGCGCCGAATGGAAATTCGCTCCCGCTGTGGAGCTGCGCGAAACCTGGTCCGACAATGTGGGCCTGGCCAGCAACGACAAGGCCGGCAGCCAGTTCATCACCGAAGTGGTGCCGGGATTCAGCCTGACCAATGTGGGGCCGCGCCTCAAACTGCACGCCAACTACCAGCTGCACCTGTACCAGTATTCGAAGGAGCGGACCGGCGGCACCGGCCGCAATACCAGTTCCCTGAACGCGGGCGCCCAGGCCAAGGTGGTGGACGACCTGCTGTTCTTCGACGGCACCGCCACCATCAGCCAGCAGGCCACGTCGGCCTTCGGCCCCCAGGTCAACAACAACGGCTACAGTACGAATAACCGCAATGAAGTACGCACCATCCGCCTCAGCCCCTATCTGCAGCACCGCTTCGGCAGCACGGCGCAGATGGAGCTGCGCTACACGCGCGACACGGTGGACACCGATAATCGCGGCATGGGCCGCAGCGACGCCAACAGCATCAATCTGAACATCAACAGCGGCCCGGCTTTCCGCACCGTGGGCTGGGGCTTCATGGCCAACCGCCAGGTGCTGGACGACAGCATCGCGCCCACCTCCACCACCCAGCTGGTGATGGCGAACGTCTTCTACCGCCTGACGCCGACCTTCAGCCTGACGGCCAGCGGCGGCTACGATAAATTCAGCTACGAGAGCAATGGCCAGGCCACCCAGGGCAAATCCTGGTCCACCGGCTTGCGCTGGAATCCTTCGCCGCGCACCAGCCTCGATGCCTCGCTCGGCAAGCGCTATTACGGCAACAGCTATTCGCTGGCGCTGAACCACCGCGCGCGCTACAGCAACTGGAGCGTGAGCTATGGCGATTCGGTCACCAACTCGCGCTCGAATTTCCTGCTGCCTTCGGCCATCGACACCGCGGCCATGCTGGACCGCCTGTTCATGCCCAACTTCCCCGATGCGGCCAAGCGCGCCGCCGCGGTGGAAGCGTATATCCGCGCCCTGAACCTGCCGCGCGCCTTGCCCGACAGCGTCAACTACTTCAGCAACCGCTATGCGCTGCAAAAGCAGCTGCAAGCCTCGGTCAGCTTCACCACGGCGCGCACCTCGACCATGTTCAATGTCTTCAGCATGCGGCGCGAAGCGCTGTCGCTGACCCAGGTCGACAGCACCCTGCTGGGCAGCAGCAGCGGCAATGTGAACGACAACACGCGGCAGACGGGCGCTTCGGCCCTGTTCAACTACCGCCTCAACTCGCGCACCGGCGCCAGCCTGTCCGCGACCTATACCAATGCCGACTCGAATAGTCTGGGCAAAGGCAGCCAGAACCGCGCCCTGCGCCTGTTCCTGACCCACCAGTTCGATCAGAAGATCAGCGGCGGGGTGGAAGTGCGCCGCGTGCGCGGCAGCACCTTCCTCGACAGTGGAAACTATACCGAGAACGCGGTCGCCGCGTCCGTCTCGATCAAGCTTTAA
- a CDS encoding XrtA/PEP-CTERM system-associated ATPase, protein MYESYYGLSDKPFRLRPDPHFFFGSKGHKRAMAYLEYGLSQGEGFIVITGEVGAGKTTLVRNLFNQIETDRIVAAHIVNTHLDSDDTLRMVVAGFGLPYEDAASKTVLLARLEAFLRASEQQGKRALLVVDEAQNLTPRVVEELRMLSNFQTDDKSLLQTFLLGQPEFRTTLHSPGMQQLRQRVIATYHLGPMDEHETQAYIEHRLLTVGWKGDPSFTPAAHAAIYEFTGGIPRKTNHLCDRMLLMGFLEEMHAFTDADVDTVIRDIQQEFQAPPEAAAPAADANPLDPEAAVFGNQYPALLDERMLKVEKSLVSVLSILKKMVRSPSSVNLPIDNNE, encoded by the coding sequence ATGTATGAAAGTTATTATGGGCTGAGCGACAAGCCCTTCCGCCTGCGTCCCGATCCGCATTTCTTCTTCGGCAGCAAGGGCCACAAGCGCGCCATGGCCTATCTGGAATACGGCCTGTCGCAAGGCGAGGGCTTCATCGTCATCACCGGCGAGGTCGGCGCGGGCAAGACCACGCTGGTGCGCAATCTGTTCAACCAGATTGAAACCGACCGCATCGTGGCGGCCCACATCGTCAACACCCATCTCGACTCCGACGACACCCTGCGCATGGTGGTGGCCGGCTTCGGCCTGCCCTACGAGGACGCGGCCAGCAAGACCGTGCTGCTGGCGCGCCTGGAGGCCTTCCTGCGCGCCAGCGAGCAGCAGGGCAAGCGCGCCTTGCTGGTGGTGGACGAGGCGCAGAACCTGACGCCGCGCGTGGTGGAAGAGCTGCGCATGCTGTCCAACTTCCAGACCGACGACAAGTCGCTGCTGCAGACCTTCCTGCTGGGACAGCCGGAATTCCGCACCACCTTGCACAGCCCCGGCATGCAGCAGCTGCGCCAGCGTGTGATCGCCACCTACCATCTGGGCCCGATGGACGAGCATGAAACCCAGGCCTATATCGAACACCGCCTGCTGACCGTGGGCTGGAAAGGCGATCCCTCGTTCACGCCGGCGGCCCACGCGGCCATCTACGAATTCACCGGCGGCATTCCGCGCAAGACCAACCACCTGTGCGACCGCATGCTGCTGATGGGCTTCCTGGAAGAGATGCATGCCTTCACCGATGCCGACGTGGACACCGTGATCCGCGACATCCAGCAGGAATTCCAGGCGCCGCCGGAAGCGGCCGCGCCGGCCGCCGACGCCAATCCGCTCGATCCCGAGGCGGCCGTCTTCGGCAACCAGTATCCGGCCCTGCTGGACGAACGCATGCTGAAAGTGGAGAAGTCGCTGGTGTCCGTGCTCTCCATCCTGAAAAAGATGGTGCGCTCGCCATCCTCCGTCAACCTGCCTATCGATAACAACGAATGA
- a CDS encoding TIGR03088 family PEP-CTERM/XrtA system glycosyltransferase — MNGIPLVVHLIYRLDFGGLETLMVERINRMPAERYRHAVVCLTGFNPEFAQKISKPGVELHALGKQPGLSLHTHLALWKLLRALQPAVLHSYNLSAIEYAPAALLAGVPVRVNGAHGRDANDPDGSNRKHNMLRRLMLPFYDCCYANSAAMEDWNREVIGVPEHKSRMLANGIDAEKFRPRGSGETPRFFDGQTVIGTVGRVQDVKDHATLMDAFIALRQRRPDLAPSLRLAIVGDGPLLEAMRAKAGAAGIADAVWLPGARTDVADILRSFSVFAMSSIAEGTPGSALEAMASGLPVVGTRVGGIPEVIEEGVTGLLVPPSDPAAMAAALEQYVAAPELAARHGAAGRERVLRKYSMAAMVAGYQALYDTLCERKIKLRRAVPSCVE, encoded by the coding sequence ATGAACGGGATCCCACTCGTCGTCCACCTGATCTACCGCCTCGACTTCGGCGGTCTGGAAACGCTGATGGTGGAACGCATCAACCGCATGCCGGCGGAGCGCTACCGCCATGCCGTGGTCTGCCTGACCGGTTTCAATCCCGAATTCGCGCAGAAGATCAGCAAGCCGGGCGTGGAGCTGCACGCGCTGGGCAAGCAGCCCGGCCTGTCGCTGCATACCCATCTGGCCTTGTGGAAGCTGCTGCGTGCCTTGCAGCCTGCGGTGCTGCACAGCTATAACCTGTCGGCCATCGAATACGCGCCGGCCGCGCTGCTGGCCGGCGTGCCGGTGCGCGTCAACGGCGCCCACGGCCGCGACGCCAACGACCCCGATGGCAGCAACCGCAAGCACAATATGTTGCGCCGCCTGATGCTGCCTTTCTACGACTGCTGCTACGCCAATTCCGCCGCGATGGAAGACTGGAACCGCGAGGTGATCGGCGTACCGGAGCATAAGAGCCGCATGCTGGCGAACGGCATCGATGCGGAAAAATTCCGTCCGCGCGGCAGCGGCGAAACGCCGCGCTTCTTCGATGGGCAGACCGTGATCGGCACCGTCGGCCGGGTGCAGGACGTGAAGGACCATGCCACGCTGATGGATGCCTTCATCGCGCTGCGCCAGCGCCGTCCCGACCTGGCGCCGTCGCTGCGCCTGGCCATCGTCGGCGACGGTCCGCTGCTGGAAGCCATGCGCGCCAAGGCCGGTGCCGCCGGCATTGCGGATGCGGTCTGGCTGCCCGGTGCGCGCACCGACGTGGCCGACATCCTGCGCAGCTTCAGCGTCTTTGCCATGTCCTCGATCGCCGAAGGCACGCCGGGATCGGCGCTGGAAGCCATGGCCAGCGGCCTGCCCGTGGTGGGCACGCGCGTCGGCGGCATTCCCGAAGTGATCGAGGAGGGCGTTACCGGCCTGCTGGTGCCGCCTTCCGATCCAGCCGCCATGGCGGCGGCGCTGGAACAATATGTGGCAGCGCCCGAGCTGGCCGCCCGCCATGGCGCGGCGGGCCGCGAGCGCGTGCTGCGCAAGTACAGCATGGCGGCCATGGTGGCCGGCTACCAGGCGCTGTACGACACCCTGTGCGAACGTAAGATCAAACTGAGAAGGGCGGTCCCATCATGTGTGGAATAG
- a CDS encoding TIGR03087 family PEP-CTERM/XrtA system glycosyltransferase: MDDLLLLVHRIPYPPNKGDKIRSYHLLKHLVQHYRVHLGTFVDEEDDWQHLPYVKSLCASSHFARLEPRWARLRSLGALLGNRSLSQDYYSDGGLRAWVAHTMREQRIGRIMVFSGPMAQYAEAYPQARRVVDFCDVDSDKWRQYAQRKSWPMRLLYAYEAERLLRYERAVAAVSDAALFVSEPEAALFRALAPESGNRIGYFGNGVDTAYFTPHAEYASPYAAGERAVVFCGAMDYWPNVDAVCWFAREVFPTVLAREPLARFYIVGARPSAEVQALSVLPGIRVTGTVPDVRPYVAHAALSVAPLRIARGIQNKVLEAMSMAKAVIVSPQALEGISAETGRELLLAEDAAQFAATVVEALAPAAGSAGYALDEIGRAARARVEASYGWAARLAPVEALLESGLDANLASAVDEKRIAAAANAAAAPTWNQA, translated from the coding sequence GTGGACGACCTGCTGCTGCTGGTGCATAGGATTCCCTATCCCCCGAACAAGGGCGACAAGATCCGTTCCTACCATTTGCTCAAGCACCTGGTGCAGCATTACCGCGTCCACCTCGGCACCTTCGTCGATGAGGAAGACGACTGGCAGCATTTGCCGTATGTGAAATCGCTGTGCGCTTCCAGTCATTTTGCGCGCCTCGAACCGCGCTGGGCACGTTTGCGTAGCCTGGGCGCCTTGCTGGGCAACCGCTCCCTGTCGCAGGACTATTACAGCGATGGCGGCCTGCGCGCCTGGGTGGCGCACACCATGCGCGAGCAGCGCATCGGCCGCATCATGGTGTTTTCCGGCCCGATGGCGCAGTATGCCGAAGCGTATCCGCAAGCGCGCCGCGTGGTTGACTTCTGCGATGTCGATTCCGATAAATGGCGCCAGTATGCGCAGCGCAAATCCTGGCCCATGCGCCTGCTGTATGCCTACGAGGCCGAGCGTCTGCTGCGCTACGAGCGCGCAGTGGCCGCGGTGAGCGACGCCGCGCTGTTTGTCTCCGAACCCGAGGCCGCGCTGTTCCGCGCACTGGCGCCGGAGAGCGGCAATCGCATCGGCTACTTCGGCAATGGCGTGGATACCGCTTACTTCACGCCGCATGCCGAATACGCCAGCCCTTACGCTGCCGGCGAGCGTGCCGTGGTCTTCTGCGGCGCCATGGATTACTGGCCGAATGTGGATGCCGTCTGCTGGTTCGCGCGCGAAGTCTTCCCGACGGTGCTGGCGCGCGAACCGCTGGCGCGCTTCTACATCGTCGGCGCGCGGCCATCGGCCGAGGTGCAGGCCCTGTCCGTGCTGCCCGGCATCCGCGTGACCGGCACCGTGCCGGATGTGCGTCCCTATGTCGCCCATGCCGCGCTGTCGGTGGCGCCGCTGCGCATCGCGCGCGGCATCCAGAACAAGGTGCTGGAGGCGATGTCGATGGCCAAGGCGGTTATCGTGTCGCCGCAGGCGCTGGAAGGCATCAGCGCCGAAACCGGCCGCGAACTGCTGCTGGCCGAAGATGCCGCGCAGTTTGCCGCGACCGTGGTCGAGGCGCTGGCGCCTGCCGCCGGCAGCGCCGGCTATGCGCTGGACGAGATCGGCCGCGCCGCGCGCGCGCGCGTCGAAGCGTCCTACGGCTGGGCCGCGCGCCTGGCGCCGGTGGAAGCCTTGCTGGAATCCGGGCTGGATGCCAACCTGGCCAGCGCCGTGGACGAGAAGCGCATTGCCGCGGCAGCCAATGCGGCCGCGGCACCTACATGGAACCAGGCATGA
- the wecB gene encoding non-hydrolyzing UDP-N-acetylglucosamine 2-epimerase, producing the protein MNAASPTTDKIYRILCVVGARPNFMKMAPIMSALGALGPQVEAKLVHTGQHYDVAMNHQYFQALGIPDPDINLEVGSGSHAQQTAEVMRRFEPAMDEVQPAAVLVVGDVNSTIACALVAAKKGVPVIHVEAGLRSFDRAMPEEINRLLTDQLSDLLFTTEESGRDNLLKEGIADERIHFVGNVMIDTLRANLERAVPAEKIAADAGRAGFAQGRGYAVLTLHRPSNVDDPAILQGLLEAAAKIAQTTPVIFPVHPRTRATIEKFGLSHLLDAPDVLLLPPMGYLEMLGLMRDARVVLTDSGGIQEETTALGTPCLTLRHNTERPITVDEGTNTIVGNDPAHILAAYEELLQGGGKAGRVPHFWDGRAAERIAAILFGWLKQRD; encoded by the coding sequence ATGAACGCCGCCAGTCCAACGACCGACAAGATTTACCGCATCCTGTGCGTGGTCGGCGCACGTCCGAATTTCATGAAGATGGCGCCCATCATGTCGGCCCTGGGCGCGCTCGGCCCGCAGGTCGAAGCGAAGCTGGTGCACACCGGCCAGCACTACGACGTGGCGATGAACCACCAGTATTTCCAGGCGCTCGGCATTCCCGATCCGGACATCAATCTGGAGGTCGGTTCCGGCAGCCACGCGCAGCAGACGGCCGAGGTGATGCGCCGCTTCGAACCGGCCATGGACGAGGTGCAGCCGGCCGCCGTGCTGGTGGTGGGCGACGTCAACTCCACCATCGCCTGCGCCCTGGTGGCGGCCAAGAAGGGCGTGCCGGTGATCCATGTGGAAGCGGGCCTGCGCAGCTTCGACCGCGCCATGCCGGAGGAGATCAACCGCCTGCTGACCGACCAGCTGTCCGACCTGCTGTTCACCACCGAGGAAAGCGGCCGCGATAATCTGCTGAAGGAAGGCATCGCCGATGAGCGCATCCACTTCGTCGGCAATGTGATGATCGATACCCTGCGCGCCAATCTGGAACGCGCCGTGCCGGCCGAAAAGATCGCCGCCGATGCCGGCCGTGCCGGTTTCGCGCAGGGCCGCGGCTACGCCGTGCTGACCTTGCACCGTCCCTCGAATGTGGACGATCCCGCCATCCTGCAAGGCTTGCTGGAGGCGGCGGCGAAAATCGCCCAGACCACGCCGGTGATCTTCCCCGTGCATCCGCGCACCCGCGCCACCATCGAGAAGTTCGGCCTGAGCCATCTGCTCGACGCGCCGGACGTGCTGTTGCTGCCGCCCATGGGCTATCTGGAGATGCTGGGTCTGATGCGCGATGCGCGCGTGGTGCTCACCGATTCCGGCGGCATCCAGGAAGAGACCACGGCCCTGGGCACGCCCTGCCTCACGCTGCGCCACAACACCGAGCGCCCGATCACGGTGGATGAAGGCACCAATACCATCGTCGGCAACGATCCGGCGCATATTCTGGCGGCGTACGAAGAGCTGCTGCAAGGCGGCGGCAAGGCAGGCCGCGTGCCGCATTTCTGGGATGGCCGCGCCGCCGAGCGCATCGCCGCCATCCTCTTCGGCTGGCTGAAACAAAGGGACTGA
- the xrtA gene encoding exosortase A codes for MNTVSSPSETKPAVARKLPSSGPSVSSLGLTIAFAALLLPFAIYFETALSIAAIWERSGTFAHGYVILPISLWLIWQRRATLRTLPLQPYLPALAALAVCGAGWLLAELGEVQIVRQYAFAAMLPLTVLALFGVQVAKAIAFPLFFILFGVPVGESLIDPLIQVTASFTVDALRLTGIPVLREGNNFSIPSGDWSVVEACSGLRYLISSITLGCLYAYLTYRSFWRRALFVLASILVPIGANGARAYMIVMIGHMSGMTMAVGVDHLIYGWAFFGLVMLLLFWVGSFWRQDQEVAAPGPDAAAPRSPRMVPAVRMAGVALGLALAIGVWPAYAYYLQHGQGKAPAAALNGFQPAVAAAEPFTDWKPGINEANAHLGRHYSVAGQPLGLELFYFRQQHEGSKLISSSNRLVGDDKSPWHDMGASVRSESIGGRQLAVRESTLNGPRERRLLVWQWYWIDGQNTVSNFGGKLLQVKQKLLKGRDDGAIVLLYAPYEENPDAARAAMRQFLATGLVPLETVLASNLKP; via the coding sequence ATGAATACCGTATCCTCCCCGAGCGAGACCAAGCCGGCGGTCGCGCGGAAACTGCCCTCGTCCGGCCCGTCCGTATCGTCGCTCGGCCTGACGATTGCGTTTGCCGCGCTGCTGCTGCCATTCGCGATTTACTTCGAGACCGCGCTGTCCATCGCCGCGATCTGGGAGCGCTCCGGCACCTTCGCCCATGGCTATGTGATCCTGCCGATCAGCCTGTGGCTGATCTGGCAGCGCCGCGCCACGCTGCGCACCTTGCCGCTACAGCCTTATCTGCCGGCGCTGGCCGCATTGGCCGTCTGCGGTGCGGGCTGGCTGCTGGCCGAATTGGGTGAGGTGCAGATCGTGCGCCAGTACGCCTTTGCCGCCATGCTGCCCCTGACCGTGCTGGCCCTGTTCGGCGTGCAGGTCGCCAAGGCCATCGCCTTCCCGCTGTTTTTCATCCTGTTTGGCGTGCCTGTGGGCGAAAGCCTGATCGACCCGTTGATCCAGGTCACGGCCAGTTTCACGGTCGACGCCTTGCGCCTTACCGGCATCCCGGTCCTGCGTGAAGGGAATAATTTCAGCATCCCTTCCGGCGACTGGTCGGTGGTGGAAGCGTGCAGCGGCCTGCGCTACCTGATTTCCTCGATTACCCTGGGCTGCCTGTATGCCTACCTGACTTACCGGTCCTTCTGGCGTCGTGCCCTGTTTGTGCTGGCGTCGATTCTGGTACCGATCGGCGCCAATGGCGCGCGTGCCTACATGATCGTCATGATCGGCCATATGAGCGGCATGACCATGGCGGTCGGCGTGGACCACCTGATTTACGGCTGGGCCTTTTTCGGCCTGGTGATGCTGCTGTTGTTCTGGGTCGGCAGTTTCTGGCGCCAGGATCAGGAGGTGGCCGCGCCAGGGCCGGATGCGGCGGCGCCGCGCAGCCCGCGCATGGTTCCTGCTGTGCGCATGGCCGGCGTGGCTCTGGGCCTGGCGCTGGCTATCGGCGTCTGGCCCGCCTATGCCTATTATCTGCAGCATGGGCAGGGCAAGGCACCGGCCGCCGCGCTGAACGGCTTCCAGCCAGCCGTGGCAGCGGCCGAACCGTTCACCGACTGGAAGCCTGGTATCAACGAAGCCAACGCCCATCTGGGCCGCCACTACAGCGTGGCCGGCCAGCCGCTGGGCCTGGAACTGTTCTACTTCCGCCAGCAGCACGAAGGCTCAAAACTGATCAGCTCCAGCAACCGCCTGGTGGGCGACGACAAGTCGCCATGGCATGATATGGGCGCCAGCGTACGCAGCGAGAGCATCGGCGGCCGCCAGCTGGCCGTGCGCGAATCCACCCTGAATGGGCCGAGGGAGCGCCGCCTGCTGGTATGGCAGTGGTACTGGATCGATGGCCAGAATACCGTCAGCAATTTCGGCGGCAAGCTGCTGCAGGTGAAGCAGAAACTGCTCAAGGGACGCGACGATGGCGCCATTGTGCTGCTCTACGCGCCCTATGAGGAGAATCCCGACGCCGCGCGCGCCGCGATGCGCCAGTTCCTCGCCACCGGCCTGGTTCCGCTGGAAACCGTGCTCGCCTCCAATCTGAAACCATGA